aaattattttaactcgaataaatttttttctttatttaacttctaattaatttattatttctttagtgataattaattatgtattatacttaatctATAACTACAAATCGTGTAACTGATGTgcctttgtattatattattaatatttttatttacacattttgttGTAACATATCATTTTACAAAGTCACTTAAACTTGTCAAGGATAGAACAAGATTTTCATCTGTCAATCTTCCACTTATGGCTTTTGTATtttagcataataattatgatgtataattgGGTAACTATGttatgtgtaattattattttattaataataattagttaatactaaaaataaaaaaattgttattgtctagacaaatatcattattcattaataataataaaaaaaaacaagtttgtactagatttgaaatatattatgtaaaaactgttcaacaatatattttttttttcccatcACAAAGTTGTTAAGACTGAAGTTAacctaaaactaaaaaattgatCACAGCCAtcctatatattgtatacacttaATCCCATGTTAATATGTTGTTGCAAATTAGCTGATTCTCTTCAAGTtggtaattatttacatacaattaattacatGCAAAAAGGGataaatacatagtttatttaagtatacattataatactaatttaactaatttcgACTTAGTATGGGAGGgtttttgtgtaatttatcaataaggCCACTAAAATtgggaaaaattaataagaagcACGAACTAATCAAAACATATGCCAAACGTTTGTTTAGGGTTTTGTGCTGCAGCATTACGACGGCTAAATAAATACCACGTCTTGTGACATCGCTGCCCATTAAATGCTTCAActcatctaaataatatatatattttttcaaatattaatatatttaatcaatattgtttGATACTAATGATTTACCAGAAACAGATGACATAAGTGCACATTTAGCTGCCACTAGTGTTCTAAGCTGTACTTCTGCATCTCGAAATTGTACTTCTGTAGCACGTACACCATCAGGCCACAATGAATTTCTATATaggatattgataataattaaaacagtatttatgtagagatattattagttattataataatacttgataGCAGCAATCAATAATGACACCCTATAAGGATCAGTGACAGTCGCCACATATTCTTTGAACCTCCTGTTAACTACATGACCGAATGAAGccctaataatatgttgtagtaACATGACAAATCGTTTTCGAAGCCATTGCTGTTGTTCATCTACTTCAAACACTTCCGTTAATAACAGTAACACTGCACGCATTGGCATATTGTCATCATCctataaacaaattgaaacattaaatgtataaatgtttttagattctgagcagagcaatagtatttattttcaatggtcaaccttttttttttttatgcgtatgattaaattttaatcataaattatcaggaaaattaaaaatgaattgaaaaattattttaaagttattttcataatttaacaatattgttaatattaaaattttctgcAAATGGTataactttcaaaatattttgaatttttttgagtatgtgaaattaaaatgtaacaaatgttagattattataacaaaggATGAAAGTACTTCATACTACTGATAaggaacattatatttaattacaatcaaaaaatctaattaaacaaaagtatatatattttttgtagacaAGTTTTTAGTAagtttatcatatataaaattgcatattctatagaaaatattaaatataaaaatattaagtttgaataagtttttgtttttattcaactttACTTACATTTCCTGACTTCTGATGGTTTGTGTATCTACAATTAGTTGTTTGAGTAGCCCCTCTTTCACCCCAAAGTAACAACTCAATTCAATTTACTACCATAAATCGCCCTTCGTTGAATATagagaaatttttaatacctactctAAAAGATTATTCCACATGCAAGAAAAAaccttattaatatatatataaattcatttcttTGCtcagaaaaaaacatataatgaaatatacttaacaatatAGGAAAAAAGACCGATATCGctcacaattatttattgcacacaatgatatatcattaattttaatttaatataatcattacaattatacatCAAAAGGGTCCCCACatgtctaaatttttttttattttacttacttcCTCGACCAACATTCTATTAATTGGTTTTGATGGACCAAGTACTTTGCTTATATTGTCCATTACACCATcaacagtattaaatatattatcaggtACAGTTTTCACAACGTTTCCAACAGCCTTCAATGGGTTAAACAAGAGATTATCAACAGTCTTAACAAGATGACCAGATAAAAGTGCTTTTTTGTCTTCAGGTCTTTGTTCGAGGAATTGTTCGACCATTGTTTGTATCCCAGGATAATTAGCTACAGTTGATGATTTCAGTAGATTATGTATAAACTGATTTAGCATCAACATCCGCTTTTCTAGAACTCGTCTGTCAGcattatgaaatgtttttttggcTGGGAATGATAGTTTGCCTAGTTcagaatactataaaaataactaaaattattatgaatttctaaTATTGATTACCTTAACCTATTACTTAACCTTGTCTTTTACTCTTTGGTAGAGATCATAAAAATCAGAATATCGCTTGTAAACATGCCAGTTCTCTTCTTTTCCAGACATATAAACTCTAGTAATAGAAACTGCATAAACACCAAATGTCTTGCCACCCTCATGTACGAGtcctaaaaaaagaaatgtggtagttaaaataattttaagtatatgaatttattatttttaataataaccagTTTCAATTATATCTGCTGACAATATTGACTTATCATCTTCTGATTGGCCAGGACTTACAGGTTTACCGCCTGAGAGGAAATCGCTTACtttgtctaaaaaaaataacacaaataatattatagaataaaacaaaacataactcAACTTACCACCAGTCCCTTTAAAAAGCTGTTGTACAGCATCCattggtattaaaaaatcagtAGCAGGCATAGCTAATTCTGGTTCGAAAATATCTTCTGAACCTAATGATTTCATTTCCAAATCAGTAATTAATCTTGAACAACATTCATGCTTACCGAAACCTGATATAATTCCTTTTTCAGGctgaataaacaattttaattaattttaataggataatttataatcaataattttaaaaaataactatcaaGAGCAatgatgttatttaaaatgtgtatttaagttcaaatatattatgtaaattctttataaaaccgaatagtaatatatacaattacctTTAATAGTGTCTTGTACAATGTATTTTGAACTTCATCAAACCATGTTTCATCTACTGGATcgacttgaattttttttgataatgatTTTACAAGATCATCTCCAAGTTCGTTTTGAATATCAGGctaattaatagatttattttactattaatgaaattataaattacaactaaCTGAAATTACCTTTTGACCAATATATaaggaatacaatttttttgcttCATCTCTAATATGATCCACTGTTGCTAAATCAGATGATGAATACTGACTAGGATCTCCACTAACATTTTGCATTTGTTCATGAACAAATTGTTTCCAACCtaatatagttaaacattttactccaattcaataacataatataatatgtactaaaaacTCACCatcaatattgatataaaatgatataaaactaTCACAATTTATTGTAGTCAAATAATCAATGAAGTATGGCAAAGCAGTTTTACTTTCTAGAATCCACTTTAAAGATAATGAATCATTCTTAGGAGAAGACATGGAATgttcaaatgataataaaaagtctaaaaaaaaataataataaaatcaacgtatagtaatattttagatatttaatatacataaattataactttatgaactactataaccaaatattttacctaaagATCTGTCTGATTGTTGAGGGATAGAATTAACAATTGACTTAATTAaatcagataaaaatataagactgCTCAATTGTTGTTTTGCTCTACTATCTGATTCACCAGAATCTCTCGAACGCTAAAACAtttgtaatgtttaataaggaagtaattacactattattatagcatacCAGATTCATAATCTCTTTTTTGACTAAACTGTGAACAGCATTTAATTGTTGATTTGATTTAGTTGACCTTAATACTGTAAGAAATGTCTCATTAGTTACTGGATAGTCGCTGCACtaatagtataacaaaaatatgcaatattaaataattaataaaaaataaaaattaaattaagttacttATCAGTCTTACCAgccatataattaattgattaacatAATCAGGATTACTAAGCATGTTTATAgttgttaaaaatagtttatttgatattatttcacGTATCAAAATGCGTATTGTTCgacatttaaaatcattttcaggaataatatggtatatcaGTGCTTCTGATATATCCCTAAGccattctataataattatataataaatttagtaacattaaacaagatatttatacaattataatacttctTTCATAGTTTTCATCCAAGCATACATTTGCATGTGATGTACCAAATCGGTCAACATCTTGTTCATGttggaaaaataaagtttCAAAATCAACTTCTTCAGAATTTTTTGTAGATGTAGCTTTCAacgattttctataaatacggATATGTTTAGCCACTTCTTCTGACAAGTTTGTACATACAAATTGTAGAAAATCTATCTGTTGTAACTGTTTGGCCATACAACTGATCAAATAACTAGttgatttatgtatttgaataGGAAAATCTTCATCATCGCTTAATTTGTCATACCTtggtcaattataatattaagactttacgacttaattattatatataataattaaatacaaaataagtttttaccaTGGATATACATAATCCCTTAGAATATAGTCCATAATGTCAGATAGTTGGTGATCTATGTACTCGGACCCACTTAAGTTCACATCATCTTCATTTATTTCTTTGGTAGAAatcttaaataggtacataatgaaaattacattAGAAAATTGAAGATGAACAATTAACTATATGTGAATTTACAGATTTGGGATCAAAGAGACTGTAGACGACTGTGTATTCTGAGTCTTTTTTCAATGACTCCACGTACAGAGCAGCTTCTTTTTCGACAGTAATATAAGCAAACCATATTAcactaaacaaaaaatcaatttaaatactttaatttgataaacgtGTCTTCAAAGTTACCTCAATAAAAACGCTAAGAGTACTGAAACAACAATGGTAGTCAACCACAAACCAAAAGTTGTTACGCATAGCACAGTCAAAATCAAGACCCAATAATAGTGGATCATGGTTGACGACCTTTCCTCTTCTACTTGAGGCATCAGTGGTTCGCGAATATCATGTCAAGTGTACTAGTGTATAGATGATGAACAACACTAATATAACGACGGCATATCAAATTTCGAGTAACTTAAGTAAGTGATCAATAACAGGCGGTATTTTATTCGTTCATTTAACGACATTTGTAAAAGCCGATATCCAAATCATCGCATacactactttttttaaataataagttattcgTATTAGGGAGATATGTTAATTGTCAAAATCTAGAATTTCGGCAGTCGCAGGCGCAGCCCAAGAACAgcgaataattgtattattatcataataaccataatctaatatctattttcTATATCAACAAGTTATTATCGTTTATCAGAGTACCAAATGATGAATCATGAATGATGATTATGCATGAAGACtactgttataaaaaaaaaattgtatccgTGTGGTTGTTGCCAGCTGActcttttgataattatttgcaCGGGAACTTGGAAACTAACAATAattggttatatttttttcgattttggaccattgtataattattataatattataattttaagaagtcTGTGATTCGGACATTTACTTATCATCCTCACTACTATAGGAAGTTGCTAGTAGCACATAGGTGGCAGGTTTGTTGAAATGGTCGAGTGTACTACCACAGAACTACTGACTAGTGACTACTGTATTCTGTATGGTGGatagaaatgataaaaatgataaaaattattgctttACGGCTTACGCCTTACGGACTTAtggttcatataaaaaaatgtcatccAACGACCACCCGTATTTGGCGAATTGCTTATGAAACATACAAGCGTATACAACCAAATGTAtccaatatgataaaaaatacttatataaatgcacggatatagaataataattattttgattgtacATCTACATCCgtgctataaaataatgagcATTAGACTaccaataattaatgtttatgcaAAAATGATTCATATTCATTTATCTATATGTGATATGtcattgatatttgatattaacacCTAATACCCATTAATACTTTCTATTATGTaagataaatagttatatagaaATCTGTGAATGATAATGTGCCActacaaaatagaatatattataatttataatgaacttTGAACAGAattcatcataaaaaaaacatacagaCTAGAAGTAGTAGaccacaataaaattacagatAACCTCCGGCCGATGATCTCGAATATCTTTGATTTATATTCATGACGTATCGTTATCGTAATATTGCCCTTATCATTTTACGGTTtcatatttttgctttttggtTCCAAATCAACTATAAACgtcattattcaatattcatttaatacattactgtttagtatttactatttactattctGTGGTCAGTACTCACTACTCGGTGTCGCTGTGTTTAAGTATTCGTAAGGCTTTTTTTCATTCTCTTTTTTGTTACTCTGCTAGGTTTTGCTTTTGTTGGTCGTCCGGTTtttcaattgttaaaaattataattggcgGTTGcgatatgaatatatttatagcaaCAGACTGCCGACAGTTGTAGTGTCTGGACGTTCTAAGTTCTCACGGCTTAACTTACGTTAGTTAAAGTTTGACTTACGTTCAATGTCAAGAAAGTGTAATATTTAGAACGCCAACAATGGGCATTATACTCGCGCGATTTAAAGTAAgtcttaaaagtatttaactagtataatattatacaacttattagtaaaatattctttttgaattaaatagaaataaataaaagtaatatatgtaGGCACCATAGTTTGTTCTGGTAATTAGATTGATCTAGTAAACCAATTGATTTATTGTGATGTTACCATTTCAATGATCAT
The DNA window shown above is from Aphis gossypii isolate Hap1 chromosome 2, ASM2018417v2, whole genome shotgun sequence and carries:
- the LOC114125546 gene encoding sorting nexin-13 — encoded protein: MPQVEEERSSTMIHYYWVLILTVLCVTTFGLWLTTIVVSVLLAFLLSVIWFAYITVEKEAALYVESLKKDSEYTVVYSLFDPKSISTKEINEDDVNLSGSEYIDHQLSDIMDYILRDYVYPWYDKLSDDEDFPIQIHKSTSYLISCMAKQLQQIDFLQFVCTNLSEEVAKHIRIYRKSLKATSTKNSEEVDFETLFFQHEQDVDRFGTSHANVCLDENYERKWLRDISEALIYHIIPENDFKCRTIRILIREIISNKLFLTTINMLSNPDYVNQLIIWLCSDYPVTNETFLTVLRSTKSNQQLNAVHSLVKKEIMNLRSRDSGESDSRAKQQLSSLIFLSDLIKSIVNSIPQQSDRSLDFLLSFEHSMSSPKNDSLSLKWILESKTALPYFIDYLTTINCDSFISFYINIDGWKQFVHEQMQNVSGDPSQYSSSDLATVDHIRDEAKKLYSLYIGQKPDIQNELGDDLVKSLSKKIQVDPVDETWFDEVQNTLYKTLLKPEKGIISGFGKHECCSRLITDLEMKSLGSEDIFEPELAMPATDFLIPMDAVQQLFKGTGDKVSDFLSGGKPVSPGQSEDDKSILSADIIETGLVHEGGKTFGVYAVSITRVYMSGKEENWHVYKRYSDFYDLYQRVKDKYSELGKLSFPAKKTFHNADRRVLEKRMLMLNQFIHNLLKSSTVANYPGIQTMVEQFLEQRPEDKKALLSGHLVKTVDNLLFNPLKAVGNVVKTVPDNIFNTVDGVMDNISKVLGPSKPINRMLVEEDDDNMPMRAVLLLLTEVFEVDEQQQWLRKRFVMLLQHIIRASFGHVVNRRFKEYVATVTDPYRVSLLIAAIKNSLWPDGVRATEVQFRDAEVQLRTLVAAKCALMSSVSDELKHLMGSDVTRRGIYLAVVMLQHKTLNKRLAYVLISSCFLLIFPNFSGLIDKLHKNPPILSRN